From the genome of Pelobates fuscus isolate aPelFus1 chromosome 11, aPelFus1.pri, whole genome shotgun sequence:
ccgaattgccgaagtgccgaatttccgaggtTCCAAAGTTAAAAAATTACCGAATTTTTtaagtgtcaaagtgctgaagtgccgaagttccgaagttgccgaagttgccgaagtgtcaaagtgtcaaagtgtcaaagtgtcaaagtgtcaaagtgtcaaagtgtcaaagtgtcaaagtgtcaaagtgtcgaagtgttgaagtgtcgaagtgtcgaagtgtcgaagtgtcgaagtgtcgaagtgtcgaagtgtcgaagtgtcgaagtgtcgaagtgccgaagcacagtattgcctaagtactaatatacttacccagtgaaagaagaagaatgttacattttatacaattttaaataaaaagtatacaaacatagccaggattcacctgtaagcatttgcaacacttacaacaatcaagtaacatacattcatataaaatgtaagttacttggccagtcatgtaatgacaggaattaataagtagataactccctaattcccatggtattagggagctatctactaaaaggctgaaagacctaaattggtctttcagccaaatttacaaatactaagtaggggcatgtcaaataaacagcgagcagcctgtggctattcactgtaaaaaaataaaaataaagatcccccttcctgagcccccacccgcgcttttaatcttagggtgggggccctaatgtaaaataatgggtgggggccctaatgtaaaataatggggggacctattgtcctccccccgggcccccacctcccctgagcgacgggtgggggtcctaaatcagaataggggggacctaatgtcctccccctggcccccacccatggtggtgggtgggggcccttaattataataagggggggacctaatatcctcccccttggcccccacccctgagcggtgggtgggggccctaaatactaataaggggggacctaatgtcctaccccatggcccccacccctgagtggtgggtgggggccctaaatactaataggggggacctaatgtcctccccctggcccccacccctaaacagtgggtggggccctacagtaaaataagggggagggacctaatgtcctcccccctggcccccacccctgagcggtgggtgggggccctaaatactaatagggggggtcAAAGCTCCCTGATTAGCTCATTTAAGTTAATAGGCTTAGAACCCTATTCAGTTGTCTCCTTTTATACATGCTATTGTTATATTCTTATTTTCATATCTCACTTACACTACCTGTAGTCGAGCACTATGAAAGTTAGCACTAACCTATTCTGCATAGCTTTCCATAGAAACACCAAATTTTGTCCAGATGGACAAATGTCGATGAAAATAGACAAATTCTTCAGGAATGACAattccactatatatacactcacGGGACATGACTCTGTCCCCCTCCCAAGGGTGTGGTATTTTAATTTAATAACATGTGACACTGTCCCTTCCAGCCTATACCGATGGGTAATGTGTTTGGCCTATTAAATAAACAAGAGGGGTGGACCTGCTACTGTGGGTTTTGGGTGAGGGGTATAAGTGTCATTAGGAGAGGATTGATATGCCACTTTAAATACGCCCATCCCAACATTAGGGACGGTGGTATTTCATTTGCTAGGGTTCTCCAAGTCCCTAGTCACCTAATCAATAACAAAATCCATGCCTGGCCCTCCACACTAATTATAGTGAAGGGGGGATGAATAAAtgtaaaatctgtaaaaaaagaaaaatcatactTACCTTCAGAAGTCTTCATTATTCATAAGTATTCTTTTCGTTACCCTATAAGTTAACAAATAGAAGAACgaagtggggggcggagcctgaccgccaagccgaCTGGACGTGTAGTAAACAGGCTCCGGCACAGTCAGCTACAAACAGGGAGATCCACCCGTGTACTCAGCTTGAACACAACTACTTATGCCCCTATCACCCGGGGGGAGACCCGCTGAACCGAACGACACCAATCCCGACCCAATCCGTGTCAGAGAGCTCGCAACGGAAATCTGCGGCCTACCACAGACGGAGCTCAGAGGAGCCGGCCGATCCCCTGACTCCACAACCTACCCTGTGTCAGCCAagctccaacccccccccctctggaccggtgggggtgatcccggtccccgctgaccTGCTACCTGGAAGCGGCAAGGCAAGGAGGAAATCACCAGCCTCTCCAGCGAAGATCCTGCCCCCGAAATGGCGGACGCGCCCAAGTCTCAACCCAGCAACATACAGTGGCAACAGACCGACTGCTCCAGAGGCCTCCGCTGCACAGCGACATCACTGGAGGCTATATTTGATGCATGTTGGGCCAAACTGAGGGAACGCATGGCTGCTCCCACCCAACTACCTACTCACCTGCAGCGCCTGGAAAACGGAGCCAGAAAACGAAAGCGGGAAAGGCCCCCTCCGGGCACCAGCTTCGAGCACACTTCTGTACCACGCAGAGAATGCCCTCCTGAATCGAGGGCCATGAGGGGACTACCCCTGATGCACCATCCACGGAAGAGGAGGCTCGCCTGCCCGAACCGGCGTCGTAACATCAGGACCTCCTACAGCCCCACGTGTGGGAAGGACTTGGACTCACAGAGCACCCGAGTCCATGGCTTAGTGGTGCTGGCCCCTACAATGATCCAGGGCTGGAGGGAAGTCAGCCCCAAACACTACCTGGCTACTCTCACACAGGTGCCACCCGCCATGGAGAAGGACTCTCCCCCACAGCCTCTATGTGGAGTGGGCTGAAAGCTCCTAAAGGACACCCTAGCAGACAGGCACCACAGAGTTAGATTACTCCATGCCTGCATTCACTCCCTACCTACCTAAAGCAGTACCCAGCGGCACTTATAAGCTGTCTAGCACACTCTCTCATTGTTGTCTTACCTAGCACATAGACCATTAATCAGTAAACCTGGCATGTACACTACCATACATACAATGTGTTACTCAGGTGCACTGGGGGCTATCTGGGGAGACATACTCTACTGTATCCCTCGCCAAACTTGTCCCCACTTGGTACCTAGCAATTACCAAAGATGCGAGCGCCTAGCCGGGTCTGCTTGGCCTGTTTACttcctagtttaaccccttaaggacagagcttcagaagcttgacttacgcttaatgacacaagcaatttttgcattttcttgctgtttgcgttcaactgcaatttgcatctctctcatttattgcaccgacacatattatatactgttttttaaaggacagaaagggctttaatttgatataacatatatatatatataaatgcttacttattataaaaaaaatacagaaaaatgcaaaaaaaatgaaaaatattgtttttttttacagtttttgcaatcataatgtgtgcataattagtgcaggttaaggaaagtaattaaaaataaattcatttatttgttctgatttacagaatatataatgtgtctgggattttaagttttttttggtagttacaggtcacaaagcacaaggagtaaaataaaattttaatgtggagcgattttagaatttggtatgtttgtcttgtaagcctaatagccataaaataaaacaaaattgccacacaaaagtatatatttatataaagtagacatcacaggctatttacctaaggttgttttgacactttctacgtagccattttaccgccaacctctgctaaatattggagtaaaattgtgtttttggggggttttcgcacacaaacgtataacaaagaacttctcatgtgtattttgtaaagttggtgtgtgctattcctgtacaaagttttattatgtgttcagttacttctgctgagtacaacggtacccccattgtatgtctttggcactattttgtgaagctacagtgccatataggagacctgtccttttcagtattcacagtagaattttgagagacggatttaatgagcctatgcttccatttggggtattataacagtttgactgttcaaaaaccccaacaaaggcctaccatttgtaaaagtagacactccagggtatctcataaggtgcatattgtgccttaacatgcccccatttttttaccattacatgccaaagtatgtggtaaaaaataattttgtgcattttttacatacggattgcatttttgctgggcattttgtatatttcatatgtgccactaagttcaaaccccccaaattatgctcagctaagtcttctgagtaaaaggacacccccattgtatgtctatggcactatttcgtgaagctacagtgccatacaggagacctgtccttttcagtattcacagtagaattttgagagacggatttaatgagcctatgcttccatttggggtattataacagtttgactgttcaaaaacccccacaaaggcctaccatttgtaaaagtagacactccagggtatctcataaggtgcatattgtgccttaacatgcccccatttttttaccattacatgccaaagtatgtggtaaaaaataattttgtgcattttttacatacggattgcatttttgctgggcattttgtatatttcatatgtgccactaagttcaaaccccccaaattatgctcagctaagtcttctgagtaaaaggacacccccattgtatgtctatggcactatttcgtgaagctacagtgccatacaggagacctgtccttttcagtattcacagtcgaattttgagagacggatttaatgagcctatgcttccatttggggtattataacagtttgactgttcaaaaacccccacaaaggcctaccatttgtaaaagtagacactccagggtatctcataaggtgcatattgtgccttaacatgcccccatttttttaccattacatgccaaagtatgtggtaaaaaataattttgtgcattttttacatacggattgcatttttgctgggcattttgtatatttcatatgtgccactaagttcaaaccccccaaattatgctcagctaagtcttctgagtaaaaagacatccccaatgaatgtctttggcactattttgtgaagctacagtggcatattggagaccaagccatatcagtttttacagaactttgaattttgacgctgggcctatgtgcaatttccaagcatcttcgtaagttttaaattcaaactaccccacaaaggcctaccatttcttaaagtagacaccccagggtatttcaaaaggcatattttgaaccttagcgtgggataatttttccgctagcttgtaccaggtgtagtggtaataagcgttttttctgcctttttgacacacaaagtgagtttgcacagtatattttgcaaaccttatgtgtaccaccactctataatactttatatgttgctcagctatgtcggctgagtacaaaaatacccccgtatgtacctttgccaggtatatgtggacatcggaggggcacatttgggacacagccattccattttttttcaaactttaaatttttacgctgtgcccatgtcccattttagagtattttaccaggctatataatccaaataccccataaagccataccatttcttaaagaagacatcccagggtatttcaaaaggcatattttgaaaattagtgtgggatcatttttccgctagcttgtaccaggtgtagtggtaataagcgttttttctgcctttttgacacacaaagtgagtttgcacagtatattttgcaaaccttatgtgtaccaccactctataatactttatatgttgctcagctatgtcggctgagtacaaaaatacccccgtatgtacctttgccaggtatatgtggacatcggaggggcacatttgggacacagtcattccattttttttcaaaccttAAATTTTTACGccgtgcccatgtcccattttagagtattttaccaggctatataatccaaataccccataaagccataccatttcttaaagaagacatcccagggtatttcaaaaggcatattttgaaaattagtgtgggatcatttttccgctagcttgtaccaggtgtagtggtaataagcgttttttctgcctttttgacacacaaagtgagtttgcacagtatattttttaccaggtgtagtggtaatgagcgttattaaattaattttgtaactttttaaaactttttttactttttaaaactattttttaaacttttgttttgcttattcatttttttaaagtttcctaaactttcgtaaaactttttttttacagatttaacatttttctaagctttttcttttaccgttaacccctaactagcagtaagcagcactaacagtaaattccccattttcccataactcccacccaccccagctagcaaaatatttaattatacaatatttaaattagttaattaaattaatttaacccctgagggttaaaaaataaataaaagttaatcgtcaggggttaaaaaaaaattagatcacagtataatactgtgatctgtattttgatcactgtaggcagtgatagactggcaggtaaggggttaatttttatttggactgggtaaagggtttatttttttttattttttacttaaacgttattaaaactttttttttacttaattttttaactttttaaagcttattttaaaactttttttaacgttaacccctagttagcctaacactaaatcccccaattccccactaacttccaccctccccagctagctaaatttatcattttaaaatatttaaattaattaataaaataaatttaacccctgagggttaaaaaaaaaaaaaagaattaaccctcaggggttaaaaaaaaaaatcagatcatattaaaatgtaatccctgccaattgatcactgtagtcagtgatcaattggcagggaaggggttaattttttattaatatgggtaaaggggggtgggattttaatttaacttttttttttaacaccagggggcaggatcatcactgatccggctccctgcacttcacagtgaacccggaagtgcagggaggcggaggtgagtatacagagcacatgtgcccgctctgacatgctgtcagagcgggcacatgagctgggacagcccgatccggtgctcccggtctgcctctaatgcagaggcagaccggagcaccattaaccccacgatcgccgcgattgcggcgatctggggttaattttaccgcgtgacggacgaggtccgtcacccgtcgttaagggcatccccaggatgacggacctcgtccgtcacccgtcgtgaaggggttaaaaccaaacTGTGCAGGATTATAACATGCATTGTTCAGAACCAGTATTTTGTGTTCCTTACATACTTACCTATTCAATTTAGTTACTTGCCTAGCCTGTGTCTTATTACTTACCCTAACTATAAAATGGTGCAAGCACTAACGTATCCCTTATTGTTAATGATATCTGAAAAAAGCATGAGGATTGCCGTTGTTGTACCTCATGTGCATGTCTTAAgtttatatgcactgcaaaaaaaaaattaaaaaaaaaaaaaaatagaagaacaAAGTTTGTTTTCATCTACTGATTAATGTAAAGTTTTACATTTGATGGCAGGTATTTAGTGAAGGCATCATATGCAATCAATTCTAAAGTGTAACTTttgctaagtttttttttttttttttaaaaaaagcacaaACGTTCTTAGTTGTTAAGCCTAGTACATATGGGATTTACCCCCAAGAGATATTTGAGAATTATAAAAATGCATGGTGCATCACCCAGACATTATTTCCAAGTATCAGAATCGAATTCCTCTCATTCCTTCTACTTGAATTAAACTTAGAAATGTTTCAATAAACAAATAGTAAAATTGACTTGCACTATTTTCTTTAATGCTCATGTCTAAAAgagcttaataaaaaaaacttactgaCACATTGTAAATGCTTTTAAAGATATATTATCAGCTGAAAGGAATACAACAGCTCAACCCAGGTAATTACCAAATGATTTAATTTACTCTACTGTTTGAGTTTACATTTTTGATATATTGAAATATAGGTTTTATAATTGTTTATATGTGTAATTGCAATTTAGATATAGCTAGTATGTTTCACTATTGATAAGAATCTGTTTCTTTAATTATATTTGTGTTATTTTACCTATATTCTCATGAATGACCAGGCATATTCTTttcttgtatatgtatgtgtgcataaATTGTTAGTGATTCAAACTGAATTAAAGTGAACTGCAAATTTTAGATAAAATAGTGAATCCTTAAACATGGccaacatttgaaattcactgaatGTGCTTTGAATTCCCGCAGATCGCActttgtgttttcttttgtttttttaatgaaatgaaCATTTGGAATCATTCAGGTTTTACAAATTGAGCTTTAAATGTTCTGATTATACAAAACTGGGGGGAACTTTGTTTAAATTTAATGTAATACAATCCAATAAGTGGATGAAGTCAGTAGAGATAAAAGGAGATAAAGTGATTGTAGAGTATATTTACTTAAAGGTAACATGAAACTGCAAAGTTCTTATTAATAGGGTTTCACAGTGAATTCAATGTAAATCTCAAATGTAAGATCAGAGTAGCTGAATTGAAAGCATGtgtgacttagagaatttttcccaTTCACAAATTGTGAAGTTAAATTtgaacttcactttgaattctcactttaatgttAATGTATGACAAAGTGTTTTAACAATCTGAATATCAGAATATAAAAGCTCTATTTCACACCAACAAATATATAACATTGTATTTTCTATATTGGTGTACTATGGAGTTGATTTAATATTGctagataagctttccaaatgatttaatattatgaaaaatagttAGTTTTCtaaagatttttatatatattttttattgatatcTTTGTTTATACGTGATGTATGTTTTGATAtcttaatatgttgaaaaagtaTTTAGACATGTTTATCCTAAAATATATAACCATTTGGAAAGCGTATTCAACACTATTAAATATAGTCTACTAATGGAGCTGTTATCTCAGTGACAGAAATCCCTCCAAGCCGTCTTTTATTGTAGAACGTCAAAAATAAACTCTCATTTAGTAGAGTATAAACTCTCAGGTCATTTTAACTCTTAGGTCCtctttgaaaaataataataatcaccaaTAATATTTGCAAAAGACAAGGGGTGTTTCATGATTTCCTATATCATCTATTTAAaatctatttatctgtctgttgATCCACTCCACCTgcatgtctttctgtctgtctatgaTTTCTATCATATACCTATGATAAAGTTAAGTTAAATTATACTCTTGCAATATGTAATGTCATGTGTCACCGATTTAAATAAACCTAAATTTGACAATATGTACAAAACCAGTGAATTCAATTTATTTTCATGAAATGCACAGTGTCACTTATTCAACACAAACATATTAAATGAGTTAAAACATAATATACATGAGTTATTCTAAAACTCGCTGTATTTCATTTAGGAGAATGGTAAAAGGTTCTCACACCGATATTTGTGTTTCTTTATTAACAGattcaatctataatgaatggcAGGAACTATACCATAATAACGGAATTCATTCTTGTGGGATTCTCAGAGTTTATAGATCTTCAGCTACtgctgtttataatgtttttattgatttatataattACAGTGCTTGGAAACCTGTCTATCATTCTTGCATATACACTTACTACAATTCTCAACACTCCGATGTACCTTTTTCTTTCAAACTTCTCCTTTTTAGAAATATGTTACGTGACCTCCACTGTACCCAAACTGCTGTCAAATCTTCTAGTAGGGGATAAAACCATCTCATTTTACAGCTGTGCTCTACAAATGTATTGTGTTCTTCTCCTTGCTAGTACTGAGTGCTACATGCTTGCAGCTATGGCATATGATCGATATGTTGCTATATGCCACCCACTCCTATATAGCATTATAATGAGTAATAAAGTTTGTATTCAGCTTATAGGTGGATCGTGGATTATTGGTGCAGcaaactctctcacacacactaccctAACATTCAATTTACCATTCTGCAATGATCATAAAATCAATCATTTCTTTTGTGACATCCCCCCATTACTGAAACTGGCTTGCACAGACACATGGATCAATCAGACTGTTGTTTTTATAGTGGCTGGAGGTGTTATTGTTGGATCATTGATATTAACAATTATTTCATACGCATTTATTATCTCATCAATTCTAAATATCCATTCCAGAAGTAATAAAGCATTCTCAACCTGTTCTTCTCACTTTATGGTCATTACCATATTTTATGGATCTGGCATGTTTATGTATATTAGACCCAACACGAAATATGCAATGTATCATGAAAAACTGGTCTCTCTTATGTATACAATTATTGCACCTTTGTTAAACCCTTTCATATACAGTCTGAGAAATAATGAAGTCAAACTTGCTATCCGGCACTCTCTATCTCTAATAGCAGTTGATAAGTACTAGATCTGTAATCTAATCTATAATATTTacaattctatattctatattactaAGCTTAACTAATTTTCTAAACATGTGAAACATTTCATTTTTACTCCTTTTTTTATAATAGTTTGAAAAATgatccaaaaaataaatatattctctAGTGGAACTTTTGTATtctacacagtcacacatacacacaaacacacagatctaCACAATTACTCATTTACTCAATATACACTCTCACTCATTTACACGTACATGTACACAGACACAGGAATCGCAAATAATACACAAACTaccttacattaaaaaaaatgtgcattcctATTTGGACAAACCGCAATTTGGACAAACTAGTGGCTAATAATTGTTCATCTTAATAATGAATGTCTGAATAGCcaaatgaacaaatcaaatgaTGAATGAATTGCACGATGAACAAATTCATGCAGTTCATTTACTTGTTGATTCAGATAATTGCAACAGAAAATGGGGACAGAACTTGTTTTCTTTGACAAATTATctcattaacctcttaaggatggAAACAATTGTTATTAAactttaaaaaagaaattaagagatgctattttccaagttctacatgacattttaactgctaATGTCAtaatgttagcttttactgcaatagaacacacatatatgtatgctGTGATCTCACATCCATTAGTATACCAATgccccccatgaacaggtttcttggtgttttggagagttacagggacAATTAAAGAGCTTGCCTATTTCagtttttgcacattgaaattttccagattggtttgctgggtccatgttacatatattaaaggctggacctgtagttgtgggaggggcttgggtccCCTTTTAGGGGCTGACGACATTTGTTAGTTTGGTTTGCTGGCCCttgttacatatttatatatgtattaatttaatatatactCCTCATGTTTCTTTGCTGAGATAGgcaattttaagtagccttataagatttaaaaatgtatttaatgtatgtGCTGTAACttgatctgtgtatgtatgaattttggtcactatggcagcaccattcctgcaaaatgcatatTGCAGGTGTGTCCCcaattcctttttgtctttactatttaagtttggaatccagaccagattcccttTGAGGCTAAAGGGATATtctaggctcccagaccacttctgcccattggagtggtctgggtgcaaactctcactacccttaaccctgcaagtgtaattattgcagtttttataaactgcaataattaccatgcagggttaagtcctcatcTAGTGGtcacacgctatgtgaggacctccagcgttgccgaaatcccataggaaagcattgaattttaaccccttcagcaactggggatggggggtgggagggagaggggcactacagggtcctgcagtgccaggaaaagtaatatgttttcctagcactggagaatcccttaacctccctggcggtattcccgagcgtgactcggggttaattttcgttgccagaagcggtaaccccgagtcacgctcggggtagataagatttacttacctccgccgcgatccgcttgggaggactgcctcacagcccaggcagccctcccacggcaaatcaggcccccgggggccatgtgatcgctctcaaagagcgatcacatggccctctatagctggctgtggatctgccagcagggggactgtttgaaatatcagacagtccccctgctggtgggaagtataaaaaaaataaaaaaagacaagtgtaaaaataaattaaatatatttttatatatatatatatatataatatgtatatatattatatatataatagatgtacatatatatatattatatataaatacgtataattaaaataataaataaataaaataataaaataaatacataaaatattgaaacaaaatttaatataaattatatatgcatatgtaatttcattctaactgtattttgttattaatatatatatatatatcggtaacaaaatacacttagaatgacattctatatatatctatatgtatataaaatacaaataagcgcaaatatatatatatagataaatacatataattacataaaagattacattagtatacacatagaatttaaatacctataaatgcatatatattaaaattctacatgtatatttaaataatcttttaacgtaattatgtgatttgattaattaaaatttgattgacatgcctgacatgggggcggaactgggcgggtaattcaaatgcaaaaaaatggtaccgcttttggtacaaaattcctgacataatcataccgccagggaggttaaagcaCCCATCCTGCAGCTTTAGAggaccctttggaggtgaccacaggtatATATTTGAGGAGTTTTCAGTAGTATTGTCACTTTTATTACAACTTTCATTGAGCagatatataatttgcattgtgagtatattcagCCAAggactatcactttaattgtttagttttgacactgtgtttaatttcttttattacatacatttttttcattttgaattctaTACACTCACAAAGCTCTTACAATAAATTcattaaatacactttagcttatttagcttTATTAGTGTG
Proteins encoded in this window:
- the LOC134576930 gene encoding olfactory receptor 5A2-like, which encodes MNGRNYTIITEFILVGFSEFIDLQLLLFIMFLLIYIITVLGNLSIILAYTLTTILNTPMYLFLSNFSFLEICYVTSTVPKLLSNLLVGDKTISFYSCALQMYCVLLLASTECYMLAAMAYDRYVAICHPLLYSIIMSNKVCIQLIGGSWIIGAANSLTHTTLTFNLPFCNDHKINHFFCDIPPLLKLACTDTWINQTVVFIVAGGVIVGSLILTIISYAFIISSILNIHSRSNKAFSTCSSHFMVITIFYGSGMFMYIRPNTKYAMYHEKLVSLMYTIIAPLLNPFIYSLRNNEVKLAIRHSLSLIAVDKY